The genomic interval TTTAAAAAGAGCGAATTGGTGCGATTATGAGAAGCTAGTTTTCCTCTCCCTTTTTGCAAATAGGCTTCAATCGCAGTTAATGCCGTCTGGCCAATCGGGATAATTCGTTCCTTGTTCCCTTTCCCGACACAGCGAACAAACCCCATCGCCGCATGGACATCACTTATATCTAGTTGAATGATTTCACTCACCCTCATCCCAGTTGCATATAAAAGCTCAAGCATCGCTTTATCGCGAAGTCCGAAATGATCCATCACTTTCGGTGCCTCTAACAAGGCCTCTACTTCTTCCATACTCAGTACCTTGGGCAAACTTCTCTCAGGCTGCGGTGTTTCAATATGTACGGTTGGATCTTGATTCGTTACTTTTTCGCGAAGTAGAAACTGATGAAACGAGCGAATGGAAGCAATATGACGCGCTACTGTTTTCGACGATTTTCCCTGATCCTTTAACTGAGCTAAAAAATGCATAATATTGACTCGCCTAGAATCATTCCACTCATTAATTTGTTCTATATTTTTAAGATAATGCCAATACGATTTCAAATCACGTTCATAAGAGACAATCGTATTTTTAGCTAGTCCTTTTTCAATTGTTAAAAAATGAATAAAATCTCGTATTTGATCTTCCATTTGCATTACTCCCCATCTAAATAAAACAACAATAAACGGTCAAGCCATGTATTGCTATCAGAGTCAACAGCTTTTGTTACTTTAATGGCTGCTCCTTCTGGTTCATCGTAACGATGATAACTTTGATATTCTT from Peribacillus asahii carries:
- a CDS encoding YqzK family protein → MKASLALILHTCKVLILFVGFTVLFYIGMVWLNQEYQSYHRYDEPEGAAIKVTKAVDSDSNTWLDRLLLFYLDGE
- the xerD gene encoding site-specific tyrosine recombinase XerD translates to MEDQIRDFIHFLTIEKGLAKNTIVSYERDLKSYWHYLKNIEQINEWNDSRRVNIMHFLAQLKDQGKSSKTVARHIASIRSFHQFLLREKVTNQDPTVHIETPQPERSLPKVLSMEEVEALLEAPKVMDHFGLRDKAMLELLYATGMRVSEIIQLDISDVHAAMGFVRCVGKGNKERIIPIGQTALTAIEAYLQKGRGKLASHNRTNSLFLNHHGNRLTRQGFWKILKKLTKEANIEKEITPHTLRHSFATHLLMNGADLRAVQEMLGHADISTTQIYTHITNVRIKDVYSKFHPRA